ATTACTTGAGGGGTCGTTTTCAATATTCTTTCAAATCCATCCTTACACATTTAACAACTTTGAGCAATAAACCAAAAAGcaatgcaattttttttctcaaatataCTTGTAATTTAAATGATTGATCTAAATCGACTACCGTAGTTAGACGTGAGAACATTCACACTCTATCAAAACATATTTGATGCATGGTTCCACTATCATGACTCACCAGCTGGTTTTTATGACCATGGTAGAATATTGTTATGTAGCATGGAGTATGTGTAACCAGTAATCACACAAAGGCATTACACGATTCgatcttaaaaaatatataagcatGGAAATCAGGAGTATCAGCTAATCATCTTATTCAATTTATGCtacaaaataagtaaaaaagaaaacctAACATAAAAGAGGATGTTGAGATGAGGTTGAATCTTTCAACGAGCATACGACACGAATTGAATTAACCAAGTTGAAGAGCAAAACGGAACCAAACCATAAAGAAGAAGGTATTGCAATCCACAGAAGGATGTGGTGAGAAACAGTGTGGTCCAAAATCATGATGATAGCAGCCATACCGAACACATGGCTAAGAGGTCCAAACAAGGCTGGGATTTCCGGCAACGGCGTAGCATACCCATAGAAACCAATAATGTATTGAGCCATAACCATCCCTACAACAGTATCTCCCCATACGTGGGGAAATTTTGGTAATAGAGGCCATATCAAGTAAATCTGGACGGCGAGAATAAGCAAGTGTGTCATTACAATGTAGAACAGAGAATGTGTCCATCCCAGTGCGAGCGTGAGGATTTCAGGTCGAGTTTGGTGTTCGTCGTCGTCgctattatagcatttaccgcTCATGGTTGATTCTTAGGCTGTTTAGTGTTCTCttatttccatatatatatggctttatttaacctaattttttttttgtagagttatattaaattttatgtttcctGGTTAACAAATTAATGAACGAATTTTACTGAACCTCTATTaattaatacataaatttattgaattttaaCGGGTTAATATGTAAGAGACCAGTTTGAATCTCTGTTTTTAGAATATTTGGAATTTTTGTTTCTGGCAGCTGGTAgattatattaaaactaaactaaatGGGCAACTTTACAAGCTAGATGCTTAACCCCAAATAGCACCCTTAAGCCTCCAACAATCAACAAAACAAACGCTTAAGCACTCAAACATGGGAGGAGATGATCAATCAATACGTCAACAAATAACTACACAGAAGTCAAAGCACTGTCATTGTCAAAAGTATATATCTTTAGCATAacaattaaatctttttttctgcaaacaaacaaaatattgataaaaGGATATTTGACATATCCAATAGTATCCATATAGGGTGATGATAACATCAATAGGCCACGTCCCAGTTCCAAAGAGCTGCGTCTACTTCGTTCTTCtctgtaaaaatattaaaccatgAGAGACCTCGTTTTCTTCTTACAGCATTCTATCCTGAAGATCACTGAAGATGCCAGAGGCAAAAGTtccaagcttcttcttcgtttcgcCTGCTATGTTCATCACCGACGAGATATCTTGTTGCGCCTGTGTCAAGAAGATACCAGAGGCCAAACAGGTTAAATtttttgaagaagatgaagaagaagaagcagagatTTAGCAAGTAAGGATCTTTTTTAACCTGGAAAGAAAGCCGGTTAATGAGATCACTAGCAGTTATATCAACATTGGAATAATCATCTTGGCCGTGACCGAAAAAATCAGCGCTTGATATAGATGCTGAGCCCTGCAACATCCCACAATGGCATTAGAGTCAGAGGAATGAGAATGTTTTGCCTACAGTGTATTGAAAAAGTCATTTGGTGAAGATGATATatatttggtgaagatgatatcttctctattaaaatagaaatcatgACTTAGTTCATgcgtgatttttttatttggaccaccACTTAgaaaattgtttaaattatattttttataaatgtatgaattatttttaattattctaaaacaaaaatcaaataaatattcttatattttctcTGAAATTGTATATGAATAAAATCTTTTCATATCTTcttatttacaatataaatatattattcattttcattaaaataaacctttcaaatatttaattaatttcgtatttatttagataaatgtaaatttcatttttcacctaatattttttataaaatatttgttaatttcgtgtttattaaaaaaattaatgtatatttcattttaaataaaaaaaactttttaaatatataattaattttgtaattataactaaaatcatgtagaattttttattaaatttgtgatattaatttaatataataattttcaattaaaattttgatcatttaccaataatatatttcaattcAGAATTTTGTAtcacataatataaaatatgctatcactcaaaattaaaaaaaaagtttattgtaTGTGTactataaaattgttgtattttaaaatattatatcaaacaatataattgtaaatattacaattagtcacgtaaaacaaataattatgtgtgtacaaataaaaataatcatctgcacggttgtgcgggtcaagatctagtataGATTATATTgcaaaattgttttcattataattgtaaataaatttatttttaaaatttgcctAAAACTCTTCGCACCGCACTGGTTACTTATAAGCATCCACGAACCACGAGTTAGTTAAAACGGTTTCTTCTCTACACAAACTATAGTCATCATCTCTCTCAGATTAATCTCAAAAACTTAGAAGAAACGAAAACCATGGCAGCGAGATCAGAGAAACTACATCACCTGATGATGGCGGTTCTGATGCTCGCCATGGGGTTCGAGCAGGTCGTGTTCGCCATGGGCGGTGAAGCGACGTGGCTTCCGCCGCTCTACTTCGGAATCTGCTCCGTCGCTTACGTACAGAAAATGTTGAGCTCCTTGTTGAATAAAGGCCCAACTATTATAGTATTACAGATAGCCactaacataaaaaaaagtattacaAATGAAAAttggaaagaaagaagaagaaaaaaaatgtaaataatgaTGATTCAAAAAGTGTGACTTCACTAAATACAGGAAGCTTACGTAAAACATTGAAAGCCTTTCTCCTAATGATATTTTCTCAAAAGAAACCCCAAAGTAGTTTTGAGATTAGAGTTTAAAATGCGGCGGTTAGCATAACCGGGTCTCAAAAGATTATGGACCCACGAGATTATAGTTTCGAAtgtacaagaaaataaaaaagattgaaTATATCTATGATATAACTTTGGTGTTTTAACCCAATTGGGTGccagctcttttttttttctttttaacttgtATTGCACGTTTTGAGCCGTTTAGGTTTCCGAGTTTGCTTGACTTCAGAGGAGCGTTTAGCAAGCTCGATTTCTACGGAGATGGTTGCTTTCGTTATGTCCACTCCTGATTTCTCCAATGCTTCTCTTAGTCTCTTCACTAATCTGCTCCACAATAGAAAACAagaatgtttttactttttaaacagtTAACAGATCAAAAGAGGTTAAAGAGAGGAGCCGTTTTAGTTTTTACCCTTGCGAGTAAACACTCGATATACTGATGTTACCCTCACGACCTTCCTCATCATCAccctgttcttcttcttcttcttctcctcctccttctttcAATGGCTGAGTATGACTCCGAGAACTCGGGCTCGACTCTGATGCTACTACTCTTGCGTGCAACTGAGTTAGAGGATTACCCGCAATTACAGGAGAGAACAGACTGTTGCTTTGAACCGACAAAGGAAATGGAGTTACTCGGTTCAGTGTTTCAGCTGTTGCAAGGATCGGAATGttattcttctcttcttccagTTTTGGAGCAAATGCAACGGTTCCTTCAGGGACAAGCTGTTGGTTGTTTCTTTGCTGTGCCTGTAATGTTAAATGGATCACACCGGTTAACATTATTATTACAtgaacgttaaaaaaaaaaaagattgaggTATGGTTTGGAAATGTGATTATATATATACCCAATTCAATAGCTTGGCAGGTTCTTGGTTCCATCCTTGGTAAGGAGTCTCGTACTTGCTTGTTTTCTCCTGTAAGAATTGAATATACTCTATAACCTGTAGGAAAAGTttggaaaataataatttggagATTAGTAACGTATGAATCTGAATCTAGAAATTATATATGGTGAATGAATGATTGTGTATATATACCTCTAGCAAGAAGGAGGCCTTGTCACGCTTTTGGTCGCTGTTAGGTACTAACTGTCTCAACTTttgaaacctgcaaaaatattaatcaacaaTGTTTTGATTAGTCTCTATGAACCAAAGTATGACTTTTGCTACATTTTGAGTAACTTACCTATCATTGATCTTGCTCCTCCTCCGTTGTTCTGTAGCAGAATGTTTTGACCTAGGCGTGTTCATCTTTGGATCGTTATTGCCAGCCCCTCTCGCCTCTGCTTTTACTCTCATATCTACTGTAACGAACACAATCAACCATCAGGGCCGGTTCTGAGCATAAACATTGAAGCATAAGCCTATTTGCCTccaaaatttttgaagaaaattacataactcaatttacaataaaaaatactattaaaacatttaCTAGATAGTCTTCAGTTCCAAAATCTCAAAGCTGGCTCTGTGGTTCCTTAAGCATCTAACGGTTTAGAAAATGTAAAGCTGGTGATATCTTAGAGAATACTGAATACAAACCTGTACGGATCTGGCTAGTGGAGGAGCTTTCTTTCTTCATGAAGAAATCATCTTCGTCGTCTAAATCATCATCCTGTGAAGTTCCTTTGGCTGATCTTATCATGTCCATGAAACTCTGGCTCTTGAGTCCAGACCCTCTGCAACCAAAGTAAAACTTCATTTGATCAGAAGCCCTTTTAAGTCAGTAGACCATAGTgatatagaaaagaaaagagataaaGACTCACTGAGAGGAAGAACGAGAACTGAAACCGCTCAACGGGTTATTATTTGTCAAAGACTGTGCTGGCCATTGTCCAATAGTTGTTGCAGCATCAGCTaaacattcaaaaaaaaaaaaacttatttcatCATTTCAATGTGGTTTCTAAAACACTCTAGAAATAATTATAAAGACAATTTTTATTGTTACCTCTGATGTTAGCTCTCTCCCCAGCGTTATTCTCCTTCCTTGTCTGTCCCTTAGTCCCAGAACCAGATTCATCCCACAGAGTAAGCCCGCTTGCAACAGCAGCAGCGTCCACAACGTTTCTCTcaacaccaccaccaccaccaccaccaccactagcAGTGAACATCATTGGTGGTGAAAGCTCCGGCTTAGGAACTCTTTGATGATTATGGAAATAAGGTATTGAGCTTATCGTGTACGTTCCTATTCCACCGGGAAGCACGTGCTTCAGCGGTGGGGGCGGTGCAGGCGGCTCGGAGGTTGTGTCAATCCTACTTGTCTCTTCTTTAGAACCACCAACGCTTTCTAACGGTTGTAGAAAATCATGGGTCTTCAAGTGGCTACCTGCTCCATGTTATTATAAGCAAAATATGAAATTGTACTCAACATGTGACAGTTATAAAGATTATTTCACATAACTATATTCTGATGCGTGAGCTTTACGACATGTGTAACCCTAATAAACGGTCCCTTATTTTCATAGGCTTTAAATATAGCTGGGGACCATATGGCCCCGATCAAATAGCAAAATTTGGATCATTCGTTTTAAAGGGGTCAAGATCAGATGCACGCGCGGAATAAACGTGACCCCTTCAAGAGAGaatcttttgataaaataaataaatcaaaattttaagacAAAACTGAAAAGGGTAAAACGGGAAATAccatgagaagaagaaggtgtTGGCTTGGGATCTGTCTGGACAGTTGAATGACTGCAGAGCGATAAAAAATCATGTGTTGGTTCTCTCCCTGTCAAAATTCttctaaaaaatcaaaattctaaacgaaaataaaataaaataatccttttataattagataataaattgtgaatataaaattatatcctaaaagtcttctttatttattttaaaaatactaaaatctgTAATATCAGAAAAATAGTGTTACCCTGGGCTTTGAAGGGACGAGGTTGAGGAAGCTCCATGAACAAAACAACAAGCAGCTTCTACGGTTCTTTGTAGTTTTGTCTTTTTGAATTATGATATTATATGAAATCCGACAGGAATCTGTAGCTATCAACTCAGATCTGCGACTTTCACAGTGACTTACTTCAAGTAGATGTTGCGTTTCTACGAAGCTTTGTTGAAGAGGTGGTAATTGAGTTCGAAAGTCGTTGAATTATGATCAGAAACTGGATAAAAATTCTGATCGGTTTAGCGTAAACCAGCCTCTTAGAGAAATCGATAGATCTGTCAACAAAACATTTCAAAAGCCAAAACGTTAAACCATAATTCAGTAGAATTATAGTTCAAAACCAATCGAATTTCGCATAATTCAAGTCAACTCGTGAGCATGGAGATCCGAAAACACGAGTCCAAGTCAAATCTAAATAAAACGACAACGGATTCGATTTTAGCTAAGGTAGAAAGAGCGTACCTTGTCAAGGATTATACAACGACAATTGTGAGACAGATAATATAACTCTTCGATCTGATCGGAATAAAAAAAGAGCGATCAGCCATGAgagttctctctctctttctctctctgtgGTTTGAGAGGTAATGAGAAGGCGGAAATGTTTTATACAGTCATTATAACGCTTCCCGTTATAACAGCAATATAAGCGACGTTAGGTCTGACGGAGTCACGTGGTGGATTGATGGATGGATCTCTAGTTTAGTTGCTTTCTAGTGTAAGGTAACAGCGAGGTTTATCCGTTTAGCGGCGCTAAAGGTAACTAAAATAATACACACACgcacaaaaattattatttagtttcttCTGTGGTTTTTAATCCATGTATGCTTTTGTTTTTATCGTGTTCGACAAAATTATTTggtatttcaattttattttattttgctaatTAATCACTGCGCAATTGATTAATGAGATATGGTATTAGTAATTTAGCAGTACACAAATGTAAGGTatttagatttaattatatgttatggggtaatttttcatattataaagtttagtcaaaaaaaatttcatattatattttaattatatgttatgggtaatttttcatatatacatttataattgTAAATTTGTCCTTAAAATGTGTGTATTATCATTGCATATTTACACAAATACACCCGTCATTTTAAGAGCATGTCCAATGGATGATATCCATAAAGTCTctcaacatttttaaaaaaaatataaaaataagagaGGAACATAAGAAAGTATCTCTGCACACATACTGTTAGATATTTTGTATTACACATATCATTTATTAGATAGTTTATAGCTTTAAAAgtctattaaataataattttaatttttgtttagaaaCTGAGTTACATACTCACCAATAAGGTTGCTCTAATACTCTATTGAGTTTTGCTATACCCTAGTGATGAATTGTTGAATTTATGGCAAACCGTCCACTAATTTTACAACTACGTATAATTATCAAAGCTGTAAATTTTGCAGAGTAAGTTAAAACGGACACTACAACAAAACATCGTAATTCTGAAAgacattctgacggaaaatgagatcctaggaatattccgacgaatttccgaggaaattctgaagAAACCcaaatttgggtttcctcggaatttcctcggaatataccgatgaaataccgaggaaggcatattcctcggaaaacaccgacgaatatccgaggatatgttatagccgttggagagccgttggagatttttaaaattccgaggaaattccgaggaaagagccgttgccgtcggtattccgtcggaatttcctcggtactgTCGACAgcatttcatctataaatacccgcACCCCCCCCCCAatctcttcattcacttcatttcttcatcctctcacatactatatttacacacgaatttgattgaaataagcatgtcttcttcaaattattatcgttcttggatcgatcgacctcatttggatccgaacacgagattgcttacggaagaataccaacgaggtatagccaaattcatggggttagttcaacgACAACTGGAAGCAGAAacgggtatgttaagatgtctttgctctaattgtaaaaatagaaagattattaaagagtgggatgtttggactcatctatatttgaatgggtttacacgaagttacaaaatttggtatcatcatggagaaactgattatgaatatggtagtagtAGTGAACCTCAGCATGCggttaggttagaagaaccaattagaatggatgtagattatggtgtaggtactgtgCAGATGgtaatgatcattttagagggaaagatttacccaatgcagaagctatgagattttatgatatgttggatgctggaaagcaacccttgtacgaaggttgtagagatggtcattcagctttatcatctgcaacaagactgatgggcattaaaacaagttataatttggctgaagacttgTGGATgtgattgctgattttgtaaaaggtattctacctgaggataatgtagcccctggttcatactacaaggttcagaaactggtagctggtcttggtttatcttatcaggtaatagatgtatgcaacgataactgcatgatttattagAGGGCGGATGAagagcgggttacatgcaaattttgtggaaaggctcgttataaagatacgagtggaagagttccagtgccatttaaaaggatgtgatatttgcctttgacggaaaggttgcagatgTTGTATCAgcctgaacgcacagcgcaaccaatgagatggcatgcagagcattcaacaaatggtgagattagacatcattcagatgcaaaagcgtggaagcatttccaatcaaaatatcccgactttgcgtatgagagaagaaatgtctaccttggattatgtactgatggtttcagcccgtttggcaagagtggaagacagtattctctatggtcATCATTCTTACACTATACAACTTAccgccaaacttgtgcttgcgacgagagtttttgtttctctccattctcgttcccggaccagagcatcctaagagatcacttgatgtgtttcttcagccactaatatatgagttgcaacaactatgggctcaaggtgctgaaacatacgatgtttcatgtaaagaaaactttcaaatgcgggcagtacttatgtggacaataagtgattttccagcatatggtatgttatctggatggacaacgcatgaaaggctatcatgtccatattgtcaagatgacacagatactttccaactaaagaacggaaggaaaacgtgttggtttgactgtcacaggcgatttctaccacctgatcatccataccgcaggagtaagacttcgtttacgaagaacaagcaggtgtttgatggtccacctgaggaagttagtgggaaagatttgttgaagcagtttaggtattttgatgcaaaaaggacgccagatgtaggtggacatgaaaacattcgagtcagtgcggttggagagctacataactggcacaaaaagagtattttctgggatctgccatactggaaggatcatctgctgaggcataatttagatgtcatgcatattgagaagaacttttttgacaatctcatgaacacgatccttaacgttcaaggtaaaacaaaggataatttgaagtcaagactggatttagtcgatatatgtgctcgttcagaacttcatgttgatgagaatggtagggctcattttcccatataccgacttgatgcagaggaaaaagatgcgttctttgattggatttcaaacgatgtggaatttccagacggttacgcatctaatttgcgtaactgtgtcaacataaaggaaggaaagtttaccggcttgaagagtcacgattgccatgtaatgatgcagcgcctccttccgtttgccttcaaggaactattaccacggaatgttcatgaagcaattgcagggattagtgctttcttccgcgatttatgcacgagatcagtgactcttgaatgtattgaaaatttgaagactaacatagccgtgattcagtgcaactttaagaagatatttcctccatcattcttgatgttatggagcatcttgttattcacctggcaagagaattggaacttggtggtcctgtgcagtatagatggatgtatctgtatgagcggtatatgtaccatttgaagaagattgtgaaaaattatagtagggtggaaggttctataatcACACAGATGATAAAttcagaaacttcaaactttgctgAGTTCTACTTTCTAGCAGAAGTGcagaccaaaaaaaagaagacctgctcggcatgatgatagaggcgaacgggcaacatatcatgttacggttctaGAAATcttcacagatgttggacgacttagcggaaaaccaaatgactgtcgacttactgagcaggagcgcagtcatttgcaaacatatttgctcgccaactgcgaagatgttcttcaatatgagaggtaaataaattagcttacaaatttttattttaacaagttgaaatttgaatcttaattaattatattattgtcaacatatgtacaggattttcatggcagaaaagcggttcgaatatagatacgtcACAGAGGAGGAACTTGAAAAGACTCAAAAGAgaagacgttcgagtacgacttatgatgctgacATTTTTTCTGCAtctggagatgatgtatactacagAAACATACGGGAGATTATGGAAATCAAGTATCCgagcatggttggattgcgctgtactcttttctattgtgattggtacgataacactccagatcgaggtgtgagaacagatgcatttggtgttacatcagtacattcgaggcgaaagttgcaatattatgatcctttcattatTGCTTCTTAgaccgatcaggtaattaaatatacatatatcaattattcataatgattcatcatcatgtgtattaataacacttatttacaaattaaataattttttaaatgttacaggtttgttatatcaagtacccccgggttaGGAAcatagatgatccatgggtcacTGTTACATCACTCAatccgagaggccgagttcaggaaAGTTCTGAGcaggaagacccactacaaccaagcacatccggtaacttaagtgcagcagaaaaTTTAGTtgcagttggccttgtagtcgatttaaccgactttggagaggaagccgtcgttcacgtagaggatgaacaagagattggagagtttcaccgagatccagattcagattcatcttgtgatgatgactcggaaacagagtagcatcgctttttttttttaatataagaataccgaggaaattctgagggataataggatttagggatttcctcggaatttcctcgaaatagtCCGAGACTTTTTCGACGATTTAAGGTTTTTATTTAAGGGTtactgtttcctcggaaaagcctcggaatattccgaggaaatccaagtgttcctcggaatttcctcggaatattccgagaaaattccgaggaagtagggtttttaaaccgaaaacaacgttttgcggtttgaataacacttatataacccttattaagtgtcttagactgattatgaaatcaaaaatttgttccttaccctataataaacacttttccgattgtatgaacgaaatccccacaacataagagaaacacttatacacttcaatgaacggtaaagggaatacttacaattcgttttgaaattttgttatttcatagtttatgatcatctatacaaagattcctcaatggtatgcattgcatttgtataagaaatgatatagggcaaaaaaatttgatgttttgaaaccacaaacatgtgttcctcggaattttctcgaaatattccgaggaaattccgaggaacaatataaaccaatagaaatacatgcataggatattctttttcctcgaattaatgaaatatccgaggaaatttcgacggATAGTtaagtgtccgtcggaatttcttcggaatattttcatttaaccagGCAATCTAGCCgcgaaatatttcgcgaaaattgaaattgaaaataccgaggaaattccgacggatagtttccgtcggaccctaggctTTATAAAGacgaaacacttcttcttccccatttctctcttcttcctctccgttttctctccctcctctccggcgatctcccccttctctcgcgacgatctctccggcgaatcctctctaaacctacacaaatcatgtaaggaccatatctcactctcttaggttctatttgttaggtttttgtgtagatttgaagATTATAGaagtttttttatagatttttgttagggtgattggttcggattgtgatttggttgtataataggtttaaaattgtgatttggttggataatttgttgtgttgaatagatttagaattttttttataaattttttattatttttgtatttataaaatcgatttttgtatataaattcgatttttttggattttacaaaacgttttttgtatataaattcgatttttggatttataaaagatgatttcatatttataaaaatatttatatttattaaaactaattttgtatttataaaacatttttttgatttataaacactattttattatttttttatttataaaaactatttttaaatatgtttttcaattaatatttattaaaactatttttaaatatgttttttttaatttatatatttattataactatttttaaatattttttcaattaatatttattaaaactatttttaaatatgtttttttaatttatatatttattataactaattttaaatattttttcaattaatatttattaaaactatttttaaatatttttttttatttacaggtCTACTGGTGATCAGACCCGGTCTCGATCTCGTCGTGCCTCACCACGAGGTCgtagtggtacggggagccactcTCAGGGTTTGTCCAGCCACTGTCGGGGGTCGAGCAGCTACTGTCGGGATTCTTCATTTTTCGCTCCGGTTTTTGCTTCCGCTGCTGCACCCCCTCCCGTTGCTGCACCCCCTCCCGCTCCTCCAGTCGTTCCGGGAGTGATGACTGTTGccgagttggttcaacagcccggtcgtgagcatcttcctatctcactccgtgtcCAAAGGGACgacgtcaaacatggtaattaaaagtcttttttgttctttcattaaaatttgattcattattaataatttatttcttatattaggttcaaccgatccgggaacgggatcagcgcatggatcaacaatATGATGTACTCGAACCTCAACAAGGgatatccgactttcactcacttccctgccGAGGACCAGGagatgtggtttcgtcagtttgcggtaagtattcgatttttttaacttatatttttaatctttaatataaaatttctacaaattgtgtttttttttcatcaagaGTTCACCTGAAATCCCGATCACACGAACTTTATCCGTGAcgccttcgtccataaagttatggataattatgggaagcagatctacGAGTGGAAGCAGAAGTGGCTCATCAACCAggttttttttgaatttattaaacaattttttgaatttattaaactatttttggatttattaaactattttatatttttttactaaaagg
The window above is part of the Brassica napus cultivar Da-Ae chromosome C3, Da-Ae, whole genome shotgun sequence genome. Proteins encoded here:
- the LOC106384985 gene encoding transcription factor BIM1-like isoform X4, yielding MMFTASGGGGGGGGVERNVVDAAAVASGLTLWDESGSGTKGQTRKENNAGERANIRADAATTIGQWPAQSLTNNNPLSGFSSRSSSQGSGLKSQSFMDMIRSAKGTSQDDDLDDEDDFFMKKESSSTSQIRTVDMRVKAEARGAGNNDPKMNTPRSKHSATEQRRRSKINDRFQKLRQLVPNSDQKRDKASFLLEVIEYIQFLQEKTSKYETPYQGWNQEPAKLLNWAQQRNNQQLVPEGTVAFAPKLEEEKNNIPILATAETLNRVTPFPLSVQSNSLFSPVIAGNPLTQLHARVVASESSPSSRSHTQPLKEGGGEEEEEEQGDDEEGREGNISISSVYSQGLVKRLREALEKSGVDITKATISVEIELAKRSSEVKQTRKPKRLKTCNTS
- the LOC106384985 gene encoding transcription factor BIM1-like isoform X2, translating into MELPQPRPFKAQGREPTHDFLSLCSHSTVQTDPKPTPSSSHGSHLKTHDFLQPLESVGGSKEETSRIDTTSEPPAPPPPLKHVLPGGIGTYTISSIPYFHNHQRVPKPELSPPMMFTASGGGGGGGGVERNVVDAAAVASGLTLWDESGSGTKGQTRKENNAGERANIRADAATTIGQWPAQSLTNNNPLSGFSSRSSSQGSGLKSQSFMDMIRSAKGTSQDDDLDDEDDFFMKKESSSTSQIRTDMRVKAEARGAGNNDPKMNTPRSKHSATEQRRRSKINDRFQKLRQLVPNSDQKRDKASFLLEVIEYIQFLQEKTSKYETPYQGWNQEPAKLLNWAQQRNNQQLVPEGTVAFAPKLEEEKNNIPILATAETLNRVTPFPLSVQSNSLFSPVIAGNPLTQLHARVVASESSPSSRSHTQPLKEGGGEEEEEEQGDDEEGREGNISISSVYSQGLVKRLREALEKSGVDITKATISVEIELAKRSSEVKQTRKPKRLKTCNTS
- the LOC106384985 gene encoding transcription factor BIM1-like isoform X3 translates to MELPQPRPFKAQGREPTHDFLSLCSHSTVQTDPKPTPSSSHGSHLKTHDFLQPLESVGGSKEETSRIDTTSEPPAPPPPLKHVLPGGIGTYTISSIPYFHNHQRVPKPELSPPMMFTASGGGGGGGGVERNVVDAAAVASGLTLWDESGSGTKGQTRKENNAGERANIRADAATTIGQWPAQSLTNNNPLSGFSSRSSSQGSGLKSQSFMDMIRSAKGTSQDDDLDDEDDFFMKKESSSTSQIRTVDMRVKAEARGAGNNDPKMNTPRSKHSATEQRRRSKINDRFQKLRQLVPNSDQKRDKASFLLEVIEYIQFLQEKTSKYETPYQGWNQEPAKLLNWAQQRNNQQLVPEGTVAFAPKLEEEKNNIPILATAETLNRLHARVVASESSPSSRSHTQPLKEGGGEEEEEEQGDDEEGREGNISISSVYSQGLVKRLREALEKSGVDITKATISVEIELAKRSSEVKQTRKPKRLKTCNTS
- the LOC106384985 gene encoding transcription factor BIM1-like isoform X1; this translates as MELPQPRPFKAQGREPTHDFLSLCSHSTVQTDPKPTPSSSHGSHLKTHDFLQPLESVGGSKEETSRIDTTSEPPAPPPPLKHVLPGGIGTYTISSIPYFHNHQRVPKPELSPPMMFTASGGGGGGGGVERNVVDAAAVASGLTLWDESGSGTKGQTRKENNAGERANIRADAATTIGQWPAQSLTNNNPLSGFSSRSSSQGSGLKSQSFMDMIRSAKGTSQDDDLDDEDDFFMKKESSSTSQIRTVDMRVKAEARGAGNNDPKMNTPRSKHSATEQRRRSKINDRFQKLRQLVPNSDQKRDKASFLLEVIEYIQFLQEKTSKYETPYQGWNQEPAKLLNWAQQRNNQQLVPEGTVAFAPKLEEEKNNIPILATAETLNRVTPFPLSVQSNSLFSPVIAGNPLTQLHARVVASESSPSSRSHTQPLKEGGGEEEEEEQGDDEEGREGNISISSVYSQGLVKRLREALEKSGVDITKATISVEIELAKRSSEVKQTRKPKRLKTCNTS